Proteins encoded together in one Coregonus clupeaformis isolate EN_2021a chromosome 30, ASM2061545v1, whole genome shotgun sequence window:
- the LOC121569603 gene encoding telethonin, with the protein MQVCTVLEKRAGAVVGAELACSVREENQAQRESYKADWNSVNMKTRAMDRQTMNMNDDSRRETYTRQWEARSLAQACPSGVYRVGTMERGVREHQLLPKRNTLPLPIFTPAQLGIRLGRGAPHTQEDLRPFPIPDGACPGKKAVVEITQDLPPIKPLKMEFAKVPRALGRSVSQEVQRG; encoded by the exons ATGCAGGTGTGTACCGTTCTTGAGAAGCGTGCTGGGGCTGTGGTGGGGGCTGAGCTGGCCTGCAGCGTACGGGAGgagaaccaggctcagagggagAGCTACAAAGCCGACTGGAACAGTGTTAACATGAAGACCCGGGCCATGGACAG GCAGACAATGAACATGAATGATGACTCTCGTCGGGAGACCTACACTAGGCAGTGGGAGGCTCGCTCCCTGGCCCAGGCCTGTCCCTCTGGGGTGTACAGAGTGGGCACCATGGAGAGGGGTGTGAGGGAGCACCAGCTCCTGCCCAAGAGGAACACCTTGCCCCTGCCCATCTTCACCCCTGCACAGCTGGGCATCCGGCTGGGCCGTGGAGCACCACACACCCAGGAGGACCTCCGTCCCTTCCCCATCCCCGACGGTGCCTGCCCTGGCAAGAAGGCAGTGGTCGAAATCACACAAGACCTGCCCCCCATCAAGCCACTCAAGATGGAGTTTGCAAAGGTGCCCAGAGCACTGGGCCGCTCCGTGTCACAGGAGGTCCAGAgagggtga